A genome region from Bordetella genomosp. 10 includes the following:
- a CDS encoding arylesterase codes for MRLFFRSLYFRLGFAAAALLAAPCLAQTPATGQTAPAAPGSAATRIILVLGDSLSAEYGVARGSGWVPLLQKRLDEKNLGYKTINASISGDTTSGGVTRLPALLAQHHPAVVIIELGSNDALRGLQLNMTERNLRTLAEESKKAGAEVVLVGMQIPPNYGRDYTTRFAALFPKIARETQSSLVPFLLDGIATDRELFQADGLHPNEAGQPKLLDNVWPALAPLLKK; via the coding sequence ATGCGCCTGTTTTTCCGTTCCTTGTATTTCCGTCTCGGGTTCGCGGCGGCGGCCTTGCTGGCCGCGCCTTGCCTCGCCCAGACGCCCGCTACCGGTCAGACCGCCCCCGCCGCGCCGGGTTCCGCCGCAACGCGCATCATACTGGTCCTGGGCGACAGCCTCTCCGCCGAGTACGGCGTGGCGCGCGGCAGCGGCTGGGTGCCCCTGCTGCAAAAGCGGCTGGATGAAAAGAACCTTGGCTACAAGACGATCAACGCCAGCATCAGCGGCGACACCACCAGCGGCGGCGTCACGCGCCTGCCGGCCCTGCTGGCGCAGCACCATCCGGCCGTCGTCATCATCGAGCTGGGCTCGAACGACGCCCTCCGCGGCCTGCAATTGAACATGACCGAGCGGAACCTGCGCACCCTGGCGGAGGAATCGAAGAAGGCCGGCGCCGAGGTCGTCCTGGTCGGCATGCAGATACCGCCCAACTACGGCCGCGACTACACCACGCGCTTCGCCGCGCTATTCCCGAAAATCGCCCGGGAAACCCAATCCAGCCTGGTGCCCTTCCTGCTGGACGGCATCGCCACCGACCGCGAGTTGTTCCAGGCCGACGGCCTGCATCCCAACGAAGCGGGCCAGCCCAAGCTGCTGGACAACGTGTGGCCGGCGCTGGCGCCCTTGCTGAAGAAGTAA
- a CDS encoding ABC transporter ATP-binding protein yields MDTGNSIEVKGLGKHVADAGGRLAILEDIAFTVRAGEALAITGSSGSGKSTLLGLLAGLDVPSSGSVRLAGHDLFALDEDGRARLRASHVGFVFQSFQLLPNLTALENVMLPLELAGLPAREAAEAMLDRVGLGQRLHHYPRTLSGGEQQRVSLARAFVVEPALLFADEPTGSLDAATGDRVIDLMFALQREQGATLVLVTHDPALASRCDRQLTLAAGRVANGN; encoded by the coding sequence ATGGACACAGGCAACTCGATAGAGGTCAAGGGACTGGGCAAGCACGTCGCCGACGCGGGCGGCCGGCTGGCCATCCTGGAGGATATCGCTTTTACGGTGCGCGCCGGCGAGGCCCTGGCCATCACGGGAAGTTCCGGCTCGGGCAAGTCGACCTTGCTGGGACTGCTGGCGGGCCTGGATGTTCCCTCGTCCGGCAGCGTGCGGCTGGCGGGGCACGACCTGTTCGCCCTCGACGAGGACGGCCGCGCCCGCCTGCGCGCCAGCCACGTGGGCTTCGTGTTCCAGTCCTTCCAGTTGCTGCCCAACCTGACCGCGCTCGAAAACGTCATGCTGCCGCTGGAGCTGGCCGGCCTGCCGGCGCGCGAGGCGGCCGAGGCCATGCTGGACCGGGTCGGCCTGGGCCAGCGCCTGCATCACTATCCCCGCACCCTGTCGGGTGGCGAGCAGCAGCGCGTGTCCCTGGCGCGCGCCTTCGTCGTCGAGCCGGCACTGCTTTTCGCCGACGAACCCACCGGCAGCCTGGACGCCGCCACCGGCGACCGCGTCATCGACCTGATGTTCGCCCTCCAGCGCGAACAGGGCGCCACGCTGGTCCTGGTCACCCACGACCCCGCCCTGGCCTCGCGCTGCGACCGCCAACTCACCCTCGCCGCCGGCCGCGTGGCGAACGGCAACTGA
- a CDS encoding toxin-antitoxin system TumE family protein, whose amino-acid sequence MIKPNSDPGLENLLVLDGESFVADRAGTLWVKFEVKAVEPCVRRPHGLKYSLTLHDEDGHRILGFDNAHPIRIGAGPGAKTKIEYDHKHEGERVRFYCYTDAFALLSDFWKEVESIVQERSL is encoded by the coding sequence TTGATAAAGCCAAACAGCGATCCAGGCCTGGAAAATCTGCTGGTTCTCGATGGCGAATCGTTCGTCGCCGACAGAGCAGGCACGCTATGGGTCAAGTTTGAGGTGAAAGCCGTCGAGCCCTGCGTACGACGTCCGCATGGGCTCAAGTACTCGTTGACCCTGCATGACGAGGACGGGCATCGAATTCTCGGTTTCGATAATGCGCACCCTATAAGGATAGGCGCTGGTCCGGGCGCGAAGACGAAGATCGAATACGACCATAAACACGAAGGCGAGCGGGTTCGTTTTTATTGCTATACGGATGCTTTTGCCCTGCTGAGCGATTTCTGGAAAGAGGTTGAATCAATAGTGCAAGAGAGGAGTCTCTGA
- a CDS encoding HVO_A0114 family putative DNA-binding protein, protein MKMLKVGIASLEQYKARTLAIARGEYVPAPGEPKVWFQSIESLAQVLSDKNRALLALIATMEPQSVNELALKSGRAKSNLSRTLRTLEQYGLIHFEQGPGRQLAPRANYSGISLEMAF, encoded by the coding sequence ATGAAAATGTTGAAAGTCGGTATCGCCTCGCTGGAACAGTACAAAGCCAGGACGCTCGCCATTGCCCGCGGGGAATACGTGCCCGCGCCCGGGGAGCCGAAGGTCTGGTTTCAGTCCATCGAGAGCCTGGCTCAGGTTTTGTCCGACAAGAACCGCGCCTTGCTCGCGCTTATCGCGACGATGGAGCCGCAGTCCGTCAACGAACTGGCCTTGAAGAGCGGCAGGGCCAAGTCCAATTTATCCCGCACGCTGCGGACCCTGGAGCAATACGGCCTTATCCACTTCGAGCAGGGGCCGGGGCGCCAGTTGGCGCCGCGGGCGAATTACAGCGGCATTTCGCTGGAGATGGCGTTCTAG
- a CDS encoding DMT family transporter produces the protein MTRAQAIARTTDATPPRARPGPPATSHFAGIALLLLSMCFLSTLDASGKWAMAGGVSLLILSWVRYAVHLALALALIVPLRGWGVLRSRRPREQVLRGTAMLGATLMSFTTLHFLPQAEATAINFLAPLIVLASAPWVLGEPPRLSRWVAAAIAFGGVLLIIRPGGGLDGTGVVCGLLAACCFAGQYIATRRVAGDDPLTSVIWSGGMGAIALTFTLPFAVPAALPMLHALDLRHWLVVVSTGFTGCVGHLLQIGAYRRASASTLAPFAYLQIVTSTTTGWLIWGHFPDAVTWLGIAIICGSGIGIALLEWRRARRPATPAYQR, from the coding sequence ATGACGCGGGCCCAGGCCATCGCGCGGACCACGGATGCGACGCCGCCACGCGCCAGGCCCGGCCCGCCCGCGACCAGTCATTTCGCGGGCATCGCGCTGCTCCTGCTCTCCATGTGTTTTCTGTCCACCCTGGACGCCAGCGGCAAGTGGGCGATGGCGGGCGGCGTGTCCCTGCTGATTCTTTCCTGGGTGCGCTATGCCGTGCACCTCGCGCTGGCCCTGGCGCTGATCGTGCCCTTGCGCGGCTGGGGCGTCCTGCGCAGCCGGCGGCCGCGCGAACAGGTGCTGCGCGGCACGGCCATGCTGGGCGCGACGCTGATGTCCTTCACCACCCTGCACTTCCTGCCGCAGGCCGAAGCCACGGCCATCAATTTCCTGGCGCCGCTGATCGTGCTGGCGTCCGCGCCCTGGGTGCTGGGCGAACCGCCGCGGCTGTCGCGCTGGGTCGCCGCGGCCATCGCCTTCGGCGGCGTGCTGCTCATCATCCGTCCCGGCGGAGGCCTGGACGGCACGGGCGTCGTCTGCGGCCTGCTGGCCGCCTGCTGCTTCGCCGGCCAGTACATCGCCACGCGGCGCGTCGCCGGCGACGATCCCTTGACGTCGGTGATCTGGAGCGGCGGCATGGGCGCCATCGCCCTCACCTTCACCCTGCCCTTCGCGGTGCCCGCGGCGCTGCCGATGCTGCACGCCCTGGACCTGCGCCACTGGCTGGTGGTGGTCTCCACCGGCTTCACCGGCTGCGTGGGCCACCTGCTGCAGATCGGCGCCTATCGCCGCGCGTCCGCCTCGACGCTGGCGCCCTTCGCCTACCTGCAGATCGTCACGTCCACCACCACCGGCTGGCTGATCTGGGGCCACTTCCCCGACGCCGTCACCTGGCTGGGCATCGCCATCATCTGCGGCAGCGGCATCGGCATCGCCCTCCTCGAATGGCGCCGCGCCCGCCGCCCCGCCACGCCCGCGTACCAGCGCTAG
- a CDS encoding LysR family transcriptional regulator, which yields MIDLRNIETFFWVARLGGFRAAAEKLNATQPAISQRIASLESGLGVRLFERDARGIKLTAKGQELLSHAERMLQMRTDMQQAARAQNVMSGTLRLGVAETIVHTWLPRLMEYMHEAYPALMVEIQVDTTPALKSLLTSHQIDLAFLLGPMDEPRVDNIHLCRYPLAWLASPRLKLGREPVPLKRLGQWPVLTYSSNTEPHRAVRRMLVEAGVTAPRMYGSSALSVIVRMTMDGIGTAAIAPVFLGRELAQGELRLLDVRAPELPPLSFTASWMQGPDSHIPRTIAQAAQYIARDEAGEGIPGFDAPARAIK from the coding sequence ATGATCGATCTGCGCAACATCGAGACCTTCTTCTGGGTTGCCCGCCTGGGCGGTTTTCGCGCCGCCGCCGAAAAACTCAACGCCACCCAGCCGGCGATTTCGCAACGCATCGCCTCGCTGGAGTCCGGCCTGGGCGTGCGCCTGTTCGAGCGCGACGCGCGCGGCATCAAGCTGACGGCCAAGGGGCAGGAACTGCTGTCGCACGCCGAACGCATGCTGCAGATGCGCACCGACATGCAGCAGGCCGCCCGCGCGCAGAACGTCATGAGCGGCACCTTGCGCCTGGGCGTGGCCGAGACCATCGTGCACACCTGGCTGCCGCGGCTCATGGAATACATGCACGAGGCCTATCCCGCGCTGATGGTGGAGATCCAGGTGGACACCACGCCCGCGCTCAAGAGCCTGCTGACCTCCCACCAGATCGACCTGGCCTTCCTGCTGGGACCGATGGACGAGCCGCGCGTGGACAACATCCACCTGTGCCGCTATCCGCTGGCCTGGCTGGCCAGCCCGCGGCTCAAGCTGGGGCGCGAGCCGGTGCCGTTGAAGCGGCTGGGGCAGTGGCCGGTCCTGACCTATTCCTCCAACACCGAGCCGCATCGCGCCGTGCGCCGCATGCTGGTGGAAGCCGGCGTGACCGCGCCGCGCATGTACGGCAGTTCGGCGCTGAGCGTCATCGTGCGCATGACGATGGACGGCATCGGCACCGCCGCCATCGCGCCCGTTTTCCTCGGCCGCGAACTCGCGCAGGGAGAACTGCGCCTGCTCGACGTCCGCGCGCCGGAACTGCCGCCCCTGAGCTTCACCGCGAGCTGGATGCAGGGGCCCGACAGCCACATCCCCCGCACCATCGCGCAGGCGGCCCAGTACATCGCGCGGGACGAGGCGGGCGAAGGCATCCCGGGATTCGACGCGCCGGCGCGGGCGATCAAATAG
- a CDS encoding putative hydro-lyase gives MLSPASVSSTAHPASYQARLDARNGVATGPTANVAPGHVQANLAILPKAMADEFLRFCLRNPKPCPILAVSEPGDPSLPELGVDIDIRTDIPRYRVWKDGVLVDEPTDVRGVWRDDLVSFLIGCSFSFEEAMLDNGLPVRHIEQGCNVPMYRTSIPTQSAGRFHGPLVVSMRPLKPADAIRAIQVTSRFPSVHGAPVHFGDPAAIGIQDIARPDYGDAVEIRPGEVPVFWACGVTPQSVVAAVKPEFCITHAPGHMLVTDLVNSRVAAL, from the coding sequence ATGTTGTCGCCAGCCTCGGTCAGCAGCACCGCCCATCCGGCCTCGTACCAGGCCCGTCTGGACGCCCGCAACGGCGTGGCCACCGGTCCCACCGCGAACGTGGCGCCCGGCCACGTGCAAGCCAACCTGGCCATCCTGCCCAAGGCCATGGCCGATGAATTCCTGCGCTTCTGCCTGCGCAATCCCAAGCCGTGCCCCATCCTGGCGGTGTCCGAGCCGGGCGATCCCAGCCTGCCGGAACTGGGCGTCGACATCGACATCCGCACCGACATTCCGCGCTATCGCGTATGGAAGGACGGCGTGCTGGTCGACGAGCCCACCGACGTCCGCGGCGTATGGCGCGACGACCTGGTCTCCTTCCTGATCGGCTGCTCCTTCTCCTTCGAGGAAGCGATGCTGGACAACGGCCTGCCGGTGCGCCACATCGAGCAGGGCTGCAACGTGCCGATGTACCGCACCAGCATTCCGACGCAATCGGCCGGCCGCTTCCACGGGCCGCTGGTGGTGTCGATGCGTCCGCTCAAGCCGGCCGACGCCATCCGCGCGATCCAGGTCACCTCGCGTTTCCCGTCGGTGCACGGCGCGCCGGTGCACTTCGGCGACCCGGCGGCGATCGGCATCCAGGACATCGCCCGCCCCGATTACGGCGACGCCGTCGAAATCCGTCCCGGCGAGGTGCCGGTGTTCTGGGCCTGCGGCGTGACGCCGCAATCGGTGGTCGCCGCCGTCAAGCCGGAATTCTGCATCACGCATGCGCCGGGCCACATGCTGGTCACGGATCTCGTCAACAGCCGCGTGGCGGCGCTTTGA
- a CDS encoding ABC transporter substrate-binding protein, with protein sequence MKMKLIAGVAACLALTFGQPAAAQEKTVRIGAIYPLSGALASTGAEIKAAIELAVDIVNNPHPELEGLPLAAGSGLPNLGGAKLEVVFGDSQGKPEIGLADAQRLVQQEKVVALTGAYQSAVTKTASRVAEQSGIPYVNGESSSPDLTDRGYKWFFRTSPTDDTFIENMMQFLDGIKKVPTKKIAVVYENTDFGVNTYKAVERFAKKYNHEIVANIAYAAGSPSVTAEVQKLAASKPDVALFASYTSDAMLFVRTMRESKYAPPVLLANDAGFIDSRFVQEVGPQVQGVLTRDVWSNDVTAGKPGLKKINDLYKAKTGKDLNGNSARSMQGVLVLADAINRAGSTDPEAIRKALVATNLNASQIAMPWEGVKFDDKGQNTLGAGLILELKGSGYVPVWPEKYRTDASLPTLPFAWK encoded by the coding sequence ATGAAGATGAAGCTGATCGCCGGCGTCGCGGCATGCTTGGCCCTGACGTTCGGCCAGCCGGCCGCCGCGCAGGAAAAAACGGTTCGCATCGGCGCGATCTATCCGCTCAGCGGCGCGCTGGCGTCCACCGGCGCGGAAATCAAGGCCGCCATCGAACTGGCCGTCGACATCGTCAACAATCCTCATCCGGAGCTCGAAGGCCTGCCCCTGGCCGCCGGTTCGGGCCTGCCCAACCTGGGCGGCGCCAAGCTCGAAGTGGTCTTCGGCGATTCGCAGGGCAAGCCCGAAATCGGCCTGGCCGACGCCCAGCGCCTGGTCCAGCAGGAAAAGGTGGTGGCCCTGACCGGCGCCTATCAATCGGCCGTGACCAAGACCGCCAGCCGGGTGGCCGAACAGAGCGGCATTCCCTACGTGAACGGCGAGTCGAGCAGCCCGGACCTGACCGATCGCGGCTACAAGTGGTTCTTCCGCACCTCGCCCACCGACGACACGTTCATCGAGAACATGATGCAGTTCCTGGACGGCATCAAGAAGGTGCCGACCAAGAAGATCGCCGTGGTCTACGAGAACACCGATTTCGGCGTGAACACCTACAAGGCCGTGGAGCGCTTCGCCAAGAAGTACAACCACGAGATCGTCGCCAACATCGCCTATGCCGCCGGTTCGCCCTCGGTGACCGCCGAAGTGCAGAAGCTGGCCGCGTCCAAGCCCGACGTCGCGCTGTTCGCCAGCTACACCTCGGACGCCATGCTGTTCGTGCGCACCATGCGCGAAAGCAAGTACGCGCCGCCGGTGCTGCTGGCCAACGACGCCGGCTTCATCGACTCGCGCTTCGTGCAGGAAGTCGGTCCGCAAGTGCAGGGCGTGCTGACGCGCGACGTCTGGAGCAACGACGTCACCGCCGGCAAGCCCGGGCTGAAGAAGATCAACGACCTGTACAAGGCGAAGACCGGCAAGGACCTGAACGGCAACAGCGCCCGCTCGATGCAAGGCGTGCTGGTGCTGGCCGACGCCATCAACCGCGCCGGTTCGACCGATCCGGAAGCCATCCGCAAGGCGCTCGTCGCCACCAACCTGAACGCCTCGCAGATCGCGATGCCCTGGGAAGGCGTGAAGTTCGACGACAAGGGCCAGAACACGCTGGGCGCCGGCCTGATCCTGGAACTGAAGGGAAGCGGCTACGTGCCGGTGTGGCCGGAGAAGTACCGCACCGACGCGTCGCTGCCGACGCTGCCGTTCGCCTGGAAGTGA
- a CDS encoding branched-chain amino acid ABC transporter permease — translation MFEALTAGLFNGLIYAAVAVGLALIWGITDVINFAHGEFLMLAMYAAYWLFTLGHVDPTLSAPLVAILLGFVGFLTYALIIKRLQKGPPMAVILATFGLGIVLRQLAFIAFTPDYRSLPDTLVSGSVSLLGISIGRPQVVTGLVALVVVIALFWLVYRTRWGHALQAVAEDRNVAALVGISPDRVNAQVWMLGSAAVGLAGALLTTFFYVFPSVGLVFGLLAFVAVCMGGFGSLPGAFIAGVLIGIIEAMTGYFVAPALKTVSIFILFILVLWYRPRGLFGRW, via the coding sequence ATGTTCGAAGCACTCACCGCCGGTTTGTTCAACGGCTTGATCTACGCCGCCGTCGCCGTCGGCCTGGCGTTGATATGGGGCATCACCGACGTCATCAACTTCGCCCACGGCGAATTCCTGATGCTGGCGATGTACGCCGCCTACTGGCTCTTCACGCTGGGCCACGTCGACCCGACCCTGTCGGCGCCGCTGGTCGCCATCCTGCTGGGTTTCGTCGGCTTCCTGACCTACGCGCTGATCATCAAGCGCCTGCAGAAAGGGCCGCCCATGGCGGTCATCCTGGCCACCTTCGGCCTGGGCATCGTGCTGCGCCAGCTCGCCTTCATCGCCTTCACGCCCGACTATCGCAGTCTGCCCGACACGCTGGTGTCCGGCAGCGTGAGCCTGTTGGGCATCTCCATCGGCCGCCCGCAGGTGGTGACGGGGCTGGTGGCGCTGGTGGTCGTGATCGCGCTGTTCTGGCTGGTCTACCGCACGCGCTGGGGCCACGCCCTTCAGGCGGTGGCGGAGGACCGGAACGTGGCCGCGCTGGTCGGCATCTCGCCGGACCGCGTCAATGCCCAGGTATGGATGCTGGGCAGCGCCGCGGTGGGCCTGGCCGGCGCGCTGCTGACGACCTTCTTCTACGTGTTCCCCTCGGTGGGCCTGGTGTTCGGCCTGCTGGCTTTCGTGGCGGTGTGCATGGGGGGGTTCGGTTCGCTGCCGGGCGCCTTCATCGCGGGCGTGCTGATCGGCATCATCGAGGCGATGACGGGCTACTTCGTGGCCCCGGCGCTGAAGACGGTCAGCATCTTCATCCTTTTCATCCTGGTTCTCTGGTACCGGCCGCGCGGCCTGTTCGGGCGGTGGTGA
- a CDS encoding branched-chain amino acid ABC transporter permease, with translation MTIENKLDPVAASPAKAVHSRAPLVVAVVLAVLFALAPTVIKDQFTIQVLLQIVLFGALGAAWNLVGGFLGRVSFGHGVFVGVGAYTTILLLQHLKLTPLIGIPVGALISALLAYVVGGPTLRLSGHYFAMATIALLQIGLLLMINWDWAGGAVGLESPIGDAPWMLQFRSKVPYYWIAVGLGLATFLVTYFLVHSRVGFYWRAINGDEGAARSLGVPADRYKMLAFVLSAALTGAWGGFFAMYVGFIDPDSMFSLTMSVQMVLVAILGGVGSLVGPWIGAALLLPLSEGTRVMWGSSGLGLDLLVFGLAILLVTMFLPGGLVTLRGRRGSA, from the coding sequence ATGACGATAGAAAACAAACTCGATCCGGTCGCGGCGTCTCCCGCCAAGGCCGTTCATTCGCGCGCGCCGCTGGTCGTGGCGGTCGTCCTGGCCGTGCTGTTCGCCCTGGCGCCGACGGTCATCAAGGACCAGTTCACCATCCAGGTGCTGCTGCAGATCGTGCTGTTCGGCGCGCTGGGCGCGGCCTGGAACCTGGTCGGCGGTTTCCTCGGCCGCGTCTCCTTCGGGCATGGCGTGTTCGTCGGGGTGGGCGCCTACACCACCATCCTGCTGCTCCAGCACCTGAAGCTCACGCCCCTGATCGGCATCCCGGTCGGCGCGCTGATTTCGGCGCTGCTGGCGTACGTCGTCGGCGGTCCCACGCTGCGCCTGTCGGGCCATTACTTCGCCATGGCCACCATCGCGCTGCTGCAGATCGGCCTGCTGCTGATGATCAACTGGGATTGGGCGGGCGGCGCCGTCGGCCTGGAATCGCCGATCGGCGACGCGCCCTGGATGCTGCAGTTCCGCAGCAAGGTGCCGTACTACTGGATCGCGGTGGGCCTGGGCCTGGCGACCTTCCTGGTGACCTATTTCCTGGTGCACTCGCGCGTCGGCTTCTACTGGCGCGCCATCAACGGCGACGAGGGCGCGGCGCGCAGCCTGGGCGTGCCGGCCGATCGCTACAAGATGCTGGCCTTCGTGCTGTCGGCCGCGCTGACCGGCGCCTGGGGCGGCTTCTTCGCGATGTACGTGGGCTTCATCGATCCCGATTCGATGTTCAGCCTGACCATGTCCGTGCAGATGGTGCTGGTGGCCATCCTCGGCGGCGTGGGCAGCCTGGTCGGTCCGTGGATAGGCGCGGCGCTGCTGCTTCCGCTGTCGGAAGGCACGCGCGTCATGTGGGGCAGTTCGGGCCTGGGCCTGGACCTGCTGGTGTTCGGTTTGGCTATCCTGCTGGTGACGATGTTCCTGCCCGGCGGTCTGGTGACGTTGAGGGGGCGCCGTGGCTCTGCTTGA
- a CDS encoding ABC transporter ATP-binding protein, with product MALLEVKDLTKRFGGLVANKDINLSVGEGEIVAIIGPNGAGKSTLFNGLVGYHAPTSGSVTFNGQSMLGLKPEQVAAMGLVRTYQIPRNFGQMTVLENAMVGALLRHPRLADAREAARDVLDLVGLGERADVKAAGLNVAGQKRVELARALATSPRMLLLDEVAGGLNPTEAIALAEILRGIHQAGVTLVIVEHVLEVVMRLAQRVMVLNFGQMIAEGPPQDIVRNPTVIEAYLGRKHRA from the coding sequence GTGGCTCTGCTTGAAGTAAAGGATCTGACCAAGCGCTTCGGCGGCCTGGTCGCCAACAAGGACATCAACCTGTCGGTGGGCGAGGGCGAGATCGTCGCCATCATCGGGCCCAACGGCGCCGGCAAGAGCACGCTGTTCAACGGGCTGGTCGGCTATCACGCGCCGACCTCCGGCTCGGTGACCTTCAACGGCCAGTCCATGCTGGGCCTGAAGCCGGAGCAGGTGGCGGCCATGGGCCTGGTGCGCACCTACCAGATTCCGCGCAACTTCGGCCAGATGACGGTGCTGGAGAACGCCATGGTGGGCGCCTTGCTGCGCCATCCGCGCCTGGCGGACGCGCGCGAGGCGGCGCGCGACGTGCTGGACCTGGTGGGCCTGGGCGAGCGCGCCGACGTCAAGGCGGCCGGCCTGAACGTGGCGGGGCAGAAGCGGGTGGAACTGGCGCGCGCGCTGGCCACCAGCCCGCGCATGCTGCTGCTGGACGAAGTGGCCGGCGGCCTGAACCCGACCGAGGCCATCGCGCTGGCGGAAATCCTGCGCGGCATCCACCAGGCCGGCGTCACGCTGGTGATCGTCGAGCACGTGCTGGAAGTGGTGATGCGGCTGGCCCAGCGCGTCATGGTGCTGAACTTCGGCCAGATGATCGCCGAGGGACCGCCGCAGGACATCGTGCGCAATCCCACCGTCATCGAGGCCTACCTGGGGAGAAAGCACCGTGCCTGA
- a CDS encoding ABC transporter ATP-binding protein translates to MLKVENLSVAYGGVQAVRNISLEVREGQITALLGANGAGKSSTLAAIIGNVKPASGRIVFEGQDITGTRPETLVTRGIALIPEGARVFARQPVEQNLRLGAYTVRDEAVYKRRLEHVYTLFPRLRERREQLAGTMSGGERQMLAIGRALMSGPRLLLIDEPSLGLSPLLVEQVFDALAALNREEKLSVLLVEQNMAAALEVATQAYVMQSGAIALSGSAVELAASDEVRRAYLGM, encoded by the coding sequence ATGTTGAAAGTCGAGAACCTGAGCGTCGCCTACGGCGGCGTGCAGGCCGTGCGCAATATTTCCCTGGAAGTGCGGGAAGGGCAGATCACGGCCCTGCTCGGCGCCAACGGCGCGGGCAAGTCCAGCACCCTGGCGGCCATCATCGGCAACGTCAAGCCGGCGTCCGGCCGCATCGTCTTCGAGGGCCAGGACATCACCGGCACGCGGCCGGAGACGCTGGTCACGCGCGGCATCGCCCTGATCCCGGAGGGCGCGCGCGTCTTCGCGCGCCAGCCCGTGGAGCAGAACCTGCGGCTGGGCGCCTACACGGTGCGCGACGAGGCGGTCTACAAGCGGCGGCTGGAGCACGTCTACACGCTGTTTCCGCGCCTGCGCGAGCGGCGCGAGCAGCTCGCCGGGACGATGTCCGGCGGCGAGCGGCAGATGCTGGCCATCGGCCGCGCCCTGATGAGCGGACCGCGCCTGCTGCTGATCGACGAGCCCAGCCTGGGCCTGTCGCCGCTGCTGGTCGAGCAGGTGTTCGACGCGCTGGCGGCGCTGAACCGCGAGGAGAAGCTGTCGGTGCTGCTGGTCGAGCAGAACATGGCGGCGGCGCTGGAAGTCGCCACGCAGGCTTATGTGATGCAGAGCGGCGCCATCGCGCTGTCGGGCAGCGCCGTCGAACTGGCGGCCTCGGACGAGGTGCGGCGGGCTTATCTGGGCATGTGA